The DNA sequence GTGCCGCCCGACTTCCGCGACTGGCTCGCCGGGCTCGGGTTCGCCGTCACCCCGATCGGGCCCGAACTGCGCGGGAAGGGCCGTCCCGCGGCCGGTGACCTGCGGAAACTCGCCGAAGAGACCGTCGTCACCCAGTTCACCACGGTCGCCGAAGCGGCCGAAGGCTGCGACGTGCTCGTGGCCGCCGGCGCCCTGCAGCTCGCCGCCCGCTCGATCGCCGAGCGGAGGGGCATCGCCTACGTCTACGCGAGTTTCTGCCCCATCACGCTGCCGTCGGACCTGCATTCACCGCCCCCGATGCCGTGGCGGTCCGCGAGCACGAACGGCGACCGGTGGGCCGAGGACGCACGGCACCTGAACGCGACGTTCGGGCCGACGCTGAACGCACACCGGGTCGCGTCCGGGCTCGCACCGGTCGAGGATCTGCAGAGCCACGTGGTCACCGAGCGCCCGTGGCTCGCGGCCGACGCCGCGCTGGCACCGTGGCCCGGCCCGCCCATCGTCGAGACGGGCGCCTGGATCCACCCCGACTCGCGGCCGCTGCCGGCCGAGGTGCGGGAGTTCCTGGACGCGGGCGAGCCGCCGGTGTACTTCGGCTTCGGCAGCATGAGCGCGGCGGAGGGCCTGGCGGAGGCGATGCTGGCCGCGGCCCGCGCGCACGGCCGCCGGGCGATCATTTCCCGCGGCTGGGCGGACCTGGCGTTGGCGGAGCCGGCACCGGACTGCCTGGGCATCGGCGAGATCAACCAGCAAGCGCTGTTCCAGCGGGTCGCGGCGGTGGTGCACCACGGCGGCGCGGGCACCACGACCACGACGTCCCGCGCGGGCGCGCCGCAGGTCGCCGCGCCCCGGATGTACGACCAGTTCTACTTCGCCGACCGGGTCCGCGACCTGGGCATCGGTGCGGCGCACGCCCCGGGTGCGGTGACGGCGGAGTCGCTGACCGCGGCCCTCGGCACGGCGTTGGCGCCGGAGGTCGTGGCCCGGGCGCGGGAGTTCGCGGGCAAGGTCCGGCCGGACGGCGCGAGCGTTGCCGCGCAACACCTGCTGACGATGGCACCGGTCGCGTCGGGCTGAGGTGTCTGTCCTGCGGGACGCCGTTCGTCGGGGCACCATCACCCCGTGAGAAAGGAGACGCCGGAGATCCTGGACGCCTGGCGCGCGCTCGCCCCGCCGCCCGCGTTCCCGGCGGAGTTCCGGGGGCGGCCGGGTGCGCAAGCACGTCGTCGCCCGGTCCGGCCCCGCGTTCGACCAGCGCGTTCCGGAAAACCCGGGGGTGCGAACGCCTGCTGACCTCATGGAATGCGGTACCGGCCGTCATTAGCGTCGCTTTCGTGAGAATGAGACGAACAGCCCTGGTCGCGGCCGTGATCGTGACGGCGGGCCTGACGACCGCGACCCAAGCCACCGCGAGCACCCAGCTCGAACAGCTCGCCCGGAACCTGGTGGCCGCCGGCGCGCCGGGCGTGATCGTGCGGGTGGACGACGGGCACGGCAGGCCCGTCGAGATCGCCGAGCGGGCTCCGTGGGCGCACCGGCTCGAGGCCGGGGACGAGTTCCGGATGGGGTCGAACACCAAGACCGTGATGGCCACGATCACCCTGCAGCTCGTGGCCGAACGCCGGCTCGCGCTGACCGATCCCGTCGCGAAGTGGTTGCCCGGCACCACCTCCGGGGTCACCTTGCGCATGCTGCTCGACCACACGAGCGGCCTGTACGACTACACCGAGGACCCCGCGATCCGGAACGCGATCCTCGGCAAGGATCCCCACCGGTGGACCGCCGCCGAGCTGTTCGCCGTCGGCGCCGAGCACCCACCGCTGTTCGCGCCGGG is a window from the Amycolatopsis sp. NBC_00355 genome containing:
- a CDS encoding glycosyltransferase, translated to MRVLLSTIGSRGEVQPVLALASELRALGQDVRLCVPPDFRDWLAGLGFAVTPIGPELRGKGRPAAGDLRKLAEETVVTQFTTVAEAAEGCDVLVAAGALQLAARSIAERRGIAYVYASFCPITLPSDLHSPPPMPWRSASTNGDRWAEDARHLNATFGPTLNAHRVASGLAPVEDLQSHVVTERPWLAADAALAPWPGPPIVETGAWIHPDSRPLPAEVREFLDAGEPPVYFGFGSMSAAEGLAEAMLAAARAHGRRAIISRGWADLALAEPAPDCLGIGEINQQALFQRVAAVVHHGGAGTTTTTSRAGAPQVAAPRMYDQFYFADRVRDLGIGAAHAPGAVTAESLTAALGTALAPEVVARAREFAGKVRPDGASVAAQHLLTMAPVASG